In a single window of the Melissococcus plutonius ATCC 35311 genome:
- a CDS encoding thioesterase family protein encodes MIFSKEYLVNEKDTAKEMRSGDLEVLATPKVVAMVENTAKDYLNNKLSEYETSVGIAIELNHLKPSMVGAVIQVKLLEISQNKNKTYFQFEVYENQCLIAKGTHTRATVITQDFLTNLEKK; translated from the coding sequence GTGATTTTTTCTAAAGAATATCTAGTGAATGAAAAAGATACAGCAAAAGAAATGAGATCTGGTGATCTTGAAGTATTAGCTACACCTAAAGTAGTAGCAATGGTAGAAAATACAGCAAAAGATTACTTGAATAATAAATTATCTGAGTATGAAACAAGTGTAGGAATAGCTATTGAATTAAATCATTTGAAACCTTCAATGGTTGGTGCTGTGATTCAAGTGAAACTGCTTGAAATTTCACAAAATAAAAATAAAACTTATTTTCAATTTGAAGTTTATGAGAACCAATGCTTAATAGCTAAAGGAACGCATACACGTGCTACTGTTATTACACAAGATTTTTTAACTAATTTAGAAAAAAAATAG